The Nitrospirota bacterium nucleotide sequence ACAGCCTCTTCTGGTGGGATAGCAAAGACTTTGCGATTCAGGAGGAGAATGATCATCTCATCCTGCAGAATGCAGCCAGAGAGGTCGTTCTTGACCGAAAGACCTTGCTTCCCCAAAAGCAGAGGATTTTTTTTGATGACGGCAAACAGTTGACGGTTTTCTATAGCAATCCTGCGCAGACAAAGGGTGTCTGGTACCAATCGAAGATGAGGATAGAACTGTCCCGTTATGCGGTTACGCTGAGCGTCCGGGAGATCTCTTTTGACGGGAGGAGTTAGCTCTCGAGGCCGAGGTCGATTGCTACGGTTTTTATGATCGAATCGTCTACGGCCGTATTTTTAAACAGAAACCCTTCCAGAAGCGCATTATCGCAGATCGTGTTAATCAGTCTGGGAGTACCGTTAGAATACTTGTAGATCATGGAGATGGCCCTGTCAGTGAAGATCTCACGGTCAGCTCCTGCCACTTTCATCCTGTGCTGGATATAATCCTTCGTGTCAGACTCTGAATAGGCGTTCAGCCTTATCCTGATGGCTACCCTCTGTTTGAGGGGTTCATCGAGGGAGAGAACCTGGTCCAGGTCAGGCAGGCCGAAGAAAACAAAGTTCACCATCTTGCCTTCAGCGGTCTCCATATTCAGGAGGCCCCTGAACTCTTCCATGATCTCGGTGGAGTTGAGCATCTGCACTTCATCCATAAGCACGACTGCCCTTTTGCCCTGCTCGTTGATTTCGTGCAGCCTGCGGTATATTGCGCTCAATAGTTCGATTTTGCTGTCAGGCACAT carries:
- a CDS encoding AAA family ATPase, producing the protein MDYLEYFKLSEHPFSNVVDSRFYYNSPQQAEALIKLKYAIDTRKGLAVVIGNIGAGKTTLARKILEELDEEHYEAALLVIIHSSVSSEWLFKKFAIQLGVKNVPDSKIELLSAIYRRLHEINEQGKRAVVLMDEVQMLNSTEIMEEFRGLLNMETAEGKMVNFVFFGLPDLDQVLSLDEPLKQRVAIRIRLNAYSESDTKDYIQHRMKVAGADREIFTDRAISMIYKYSNGTPRLINTICDNALLEGFLFKNTAVDDSIIKTVAIDLGLES